A portion of the Sulfurospirillum diekertiae genome contains these proteins:
- a CDS encoding HD-GYP domain-containing protein: MSDMSSFLCQDCIVDFKQDVMNMLIHTIELKDIYTSGHSEQVARYCCSIGNALNLGLKDTILLYQSAFMHDIGKILIDPKILQKNDYLTKEEYESVKKHSTFGAQMLQNINLFQEHAQIVKHHHERWDGTGYPDGLTNKKIPFFSRIIAIVDAFDAMTSMRNYKNKCTFDEALNELDRCSGTQFDPELVSISVKVLSAFINNNAFNKKIC; the protein is encoded by the coding sequence ATGTCAGATATGTCTTCATTTTTGTGTCAAGACTGTATTGTTGATTTTAAGCAAGATGTGATGAATATGCTAATTCACACCATAGAACTAAAAGATATCTATACATCAGGCCATTCAGAGCAAGTGGCTCGTTATTGTTGTTCAATTGGTAATGCTCTTAACTTAGGGTTAAAGGATACAATTCTTTTATACCAATCTGCTTTTATGCATGACATAGGAAAAATTCTTATTGATCCTAAAATTTTGCAAAAAAATGATTATTTGACGAAAGAAGAATATGAGAGTGTTAAAAAACATTCTACTTTTGGAGCTCAAATGCTTCAAAATATCAATTTATTTCAAGAGCATGCTCAAATCGTTAAACATCATCATGAAAGATGGGATGGAACAGGCTATCCAGATGGTCTTACAAATAAAAAGATACCATTTTTTTCCAGAATCATTGCGATAGTTGATGCTTTTGATGCTATGACATCTATGCGAAATTATAAAAATAAATGCACATTTGATGAAGCTCTTAATGAGTTGGATCGTTGCAGTGGAACGCAGTTTGATCCGGAACTTGTTTCAATTTCCGTGAAAGTCCTCAGTGCATTT